A portion of the Alphaproteobacteria bacterium CG11_big_fil_rev_8_21_14_0_20_39_49 genome contains these proteins:
- a CDS encoding X-Pro aminopeptidase, with the protein MQSRIVELRSIFKKKKVSGFVVPSSDEFQSEFCPAHARRLEWISGFSGSAGVAVIAEKKAAFFTDGRYMIQAKNELIRGFEVYNIADKKPWEWANENIKKGKLAIDPWLHSEVNVKKYTDSVEVHFAKENYIDLIWKDAPALPDGTVKLYPQKYAGQKFEDKINDFTAILKKHDANACILAVPESICWLLNIRGTDIPTTPSVLTFAIVFQNGTVKLFIDKERVRQQVLSHFDTKVQIYLRDTLVKEVKSIDKGSIMLDPETAPYAFFELLSKKKIVRYKDPCELPKAIKNKVEIKCAEEVHNIDGLALTRFIHWLECEVGKNRVTEVSVSRRLLNYRREHQDFRGVSFDTIAGFGSNGAIIHYRPTDDTDKEIKGNGLLLLDSGGQYLGGTTDVTRTIAIGKPTKEQITHFTLVLKGHIALSSIVFPEGTTGTQLDVLARQYLWQNGLDYEHGTGHGVGSYLSVHEGPQRISKALDNVPLQEGMILSNEPGFYKEGEYGIRIENLVIVEKKEGLSKGKQQFLGFKPLTKAPIDLKLVDKKMLSNEEISWLNNYHKMVISDLSKSLDDDVKKWLKDTTSL; encoded by the coding sequence ATGCAAAGCAGAATAGTCGAGTTAAGAAGTATCTTCAAAAAGAAGAAGGTATCCGGTTTCGTTGTTCCATCGTCCGATGAGTTCCAAAGTGAATTCTGCCCTGCTCATGCCAGAAGGCTAGAGTGGATAAGCGGCTTTTCAGGCTCTGCCGGTGTTGCCGTTATAGCTGAAAAGAAAGCTGCTTTTTTCACGGACGGTAGATATATGATACAAGCTAAGAACGAGCTTATAAGAGGCTTTGAGGTATATAATATAGCCGATAAAAAACCTTGGGAATGGGCGAACGAGAATATAAAAAAGGGCAAGCTTGCTATTGACCCGTGGTTGCATAGCGAAGTAAATGTAAAAAAATATACCGACTCTGTCGAGGTGCATTTCGCTAAAGAAAATTATATTGATCTTATATGGAAAGATGCCCCTGCCCTGCCTGACGGAACCGTAAAGCTTTACCCGCAAAAATATGCAGGGCAGAAGTTTGAAGATAAGATAAATGACTTTACCGCTATATTGAAAAAACATGATGCAAATGCTTGTATTTTAGCCGTTCCCGAGTCCATTTGCTGGCTTTTGAACATACGTGGTACGGATATACCTACCACTCCTTCGGTTCTTACTTTTGCAATAGTGTTTCAAAACGGGACGGTTAAGCTATTTATTGATAAAGAAAGAGTCAGACAACAGGTTTTGTCCCATTTTGATACAAAAGTACAGATATATCTGCGAGATACATTGGTAAAAGAAGTAAAATCCATTGATAAGGGCAGCATTATGCTTGACCCTGAAACCGCACCTTATGCTTTCTTTGAGTTGCTTAGTAAGAAAAAAATAGTCCGATACAAAGATCCTTGTGAATTACCGAAAGCTATTAAAAATAAAGTTGAGATAAAATGTGCTGAGGAAGTACATAATATAGACGGTCTGGCACTTACCAGATTTATACACTGGCTGGAATGCGAAGTCGGTAAGAACAGGGTTACGGAGGTATCCGTATCAAGGCGTTTATTGAACTACCGCAGGGAGCATCAGGATTTTCGGGGGGTAAGTTTCGATACGATAGCAGGCTTTGGCTCCAACGGTGCAATCATTCATTACAGACCGACGGACGATACCGACAAAGAGATAAAAGGAAACGGGCTGTTGCTTCTTGATTCTGGCGGGCAGTATTTAGGCGGCACTACCGATGTAACAAGAACAATTGCAATAGGAAAGCCTACAAAAGAGCAGATAACTCATTTTACACTGGTATTAAAAGGGCATATTGCACTTTCAAGCATTGTTTTCCCCGAAGGCACTACGGGAACTCAGCTTGACGTTCTGGCTCGTCAGTATTTATGGCAAAACGGCCTTGATTATGAACATGGTACGGGTCATGGTGTGGGCAGTTATTTGAGCGTTCATGAAGGGCCGCAAAGAATAAGTAAGGCACTTGACAATGTTCCGCTGCAAGAGGGAATGATACTTTCTAACGAACCGGGCTTTTATAAAGAAGGAGAATACGGTATCCGCATCGAAAACCTTGTGATTGTTGAGAAAAAAGAAGGGTTAAGCAAAGGGAAGCAGCAATTTTTAGGATTCAAACCCCTTACAAAAGCCCCTATTGACCTGAAACTTGTTGACAAAAAAATGCTAAGTAACGAAGAGATAAGCTGGCTAAATAATTATCACAAGATGGTTATTAGTGATTTATCCAAAAGTTTAGATGATGATGTAAAAAAATGGTTAAAAGATACTACTAGTCTTTAA
- a CDS encoding dUTP diphosphatase yields MTIIVEIKQLENAQGLDLPYYATEHSAGMDLQAAIAEDITLKPNQRAIIKCGISIALPDGYEAQIRPRSGLAYKSGITVLNAPGTIDADYRGEVGVILINLGEDSFTISRGDRIAQMIIAPYIKADLQVVTKLSETVRGAGGFGSTGLKEAS; encoded by the coding sequence ATGACTATAATTGTTGAGATAAAACAGCTTGAAAATGCACAAGGGCTTGACCTGCCTTATTATGCAACAGAGCATAGTGCGGGAATGGACTTACAGGCTGCTATAGCTGAAGATATCACCTTAAAGCCTAATCAAAGGGCTATTATCAAGTGCGGCATCAGTATAGCACTACCTGACGGATACGAGGCGCAGATAAGACCTCGTTCAGGTCTGGCGTACAAAAGCGGTATTACCGTATTGAATGCTCCGGGTACTATTGATGCGGATTATAGAGGGGAAGTTGGCGTTATACTGATAAATCTTGGCGAGGATTCATTTACTATAAGTCGTGGTGACCGTATTGCACAAATGATTATCGCCCCATATATAAAAGCGGATTTACAAGTGGTAACCAAGCTGTCTGAAACTGTCCGTGGTGCGGGCGGTTTTGGCTCGACAGGTCTAAAAGAAGCGAGTTAG
- a CDS encoding alpha/beta hydrolase, protein MSNFNKVKSYIMDTLIQVSIGLVIGYAILMAGMFFFQRSLLYHPVKQMAYPKNYGMDVYNTEIITLKTEDDNATIAWFTPPKKNKPIMVYYHGNAGNLGDRAEKLKTFLNNTGGYGQLAVSWRGYGGSSGSPTEQGLYSDARAAIDYLINKGHKAEDIFLYGESLGTGAAVQMATEYPVKAIILEAPFTSVDNRAAELYPYIPARLLLRDKFLSIDKIDSVKAPVLIFHGYLDNIMPIAHGRKMLEAANEPKEARFYENVGHTNFNFNEISTVTYEFIENIK, encoded by the coding sequence ATGAGTAACTTTAATAAGGTAAAATCGTATATTATGGATACACTTATACAAGTTTCGATAGGTCTGGTAATCGGATACGCAATATTAATGGCGGGAATGTTCTTTTTTCAACGCTCATTGCTATATCACCCCGTAAAACAAATGGCGTACCCTAAAAATTACGGCATGGACGTTTATAATACCGAAATAATAACACTTAAAACAGAAGATGATAATGCAACAATAGCATGGTTTACACCTCCCAAGAAAAATAAGCCTATCATGGTGTATTATCATGGAAATGCCGGAAATTTGGGTGATAGGGCTGAGAAGCTAAAAACGTTCCTTAACAACACCGGTGGCTACGGTCAATTAGCCGTTAGCTGGAGAGGGTACGGAGGAAGTAGCGGTAGCCCGACAGAGCAGGGTCTATATAGTGATGCAAGGGCGGCAATCGATTATCTTATAAACAAAGGTCATAAAGCCGAGGATATATTCTTGTACGGTGAATCATTGGGAACGGGTGCTGCGGTGCAAATGGCAACCGAATATCCTGTAAAAGCAATAATACTAGAAGCACCTTTTACATCTGTAGATAACAGGGCTGCCGAGTTATACCCATATATTCCGGCACGTCTTTTGTTGAGGGATAAATTCTTATCAATTGATAAAATTGACTCGGTAAAAGCTCCGGTGCTTATATTTCACGGCTATTTAGATAATATTATGCCGATTGCACACGGTAGAAAAATGCTTGAAGCTGCTAATGAACCTAAAGAAGCAAGGTTCTATGAAAATGTAGGTCACACAAATTTTAATTTTAATGAGATATCTACGGTTACATACGAATTTATAGAAAATATAAAATAA
- a CDS encoding molecular chaperone HtpG, with product MAKEKMVETHEFGAETGKILQLMIHSLYAHKDIFLRELISNASDACDKLRYDSLTNKDLKVSGEFKITITANEKDKTLTIADNGIGMNKEDMIRNLGTIASSGTQRFLENATGDAKKDIQLIGQFGVGFYSSFMVADEVSVISKKAGEKEAYKWTSKADGKYSIEEVSEDISSGTVITLFLKEDSEEFLDKHRIKHIIRTYSDHISFPVEFTDSEGEVSVINTGSALWTKNKSDITKEQYNEFYKHVAHAGDEPWMVLHNKAEGVLEYTNLLFIPSAKPFDLFHPDRQTRVKLYVKRVFISEENNKLVPEYLRFLRGVVDSEDLPLNISRETLQHNNVIHKIRNAITKKVLNELKKKAEKEPEEYTKFWDLFGSTVKEGLCEGIDANRELLLEVCHFKTTKSGDKYLSLDKYIENMQEGQDKIYYLAADSIEAAKNSPQLEGFLKRDIEVILLTDSVDDFWVNVNGEYKGTEIVPITRAGLDLDKKEEAADSDENKKDNKPSAELEKTINYFKEILGSKVFDVVESKKLADSPVCLTTQEGGMDMRMERFLVAQKQLVCASPKVLEINPSHSIIQYIGDNIGSDKSKDLVELLLDQAFIVEGEAIADTSAFSKRFSSFIEKALAA from the coding sequence ATGGCAAAAGAGAAAATGGTTGAAACTCATGAATTTGGTGCTGAAACAGGCAAGATTCTTCAGTTAATGATACATTCGCTTTATGCACATAAAGATATATTCCTCAGAGAGTTAATATCTAATGCTTCCGATGCGTGCGACAAGCTGCGTTACGATTCGCTCACAAACAAAGATTTGAAAGTCAGCGGTGAGTTTAAAATAACCATAACCGCCAATGAAAAAGACAAAACTCTTACAATTGCCGATAACGGCATCGGTATGAATAAAGAGGATATGATACGGAATTTAGGTACTATAGCAAGTTCGGGTACTCAAAGATTCCTTGAAAATGCAACAGGTGACGCAAAAAAAGATATACAGTTAATAGGTCAGTTCGGGGTTGGGTTCTATTCATCATTTATGGTTGCCGATGAAGTGTCGGTAATAAGTAAAAAAGCCGGTGAAAAAGAAGCCTATAAATGGACATCAAAAGCCGATGGGAAATATTCTATAGAAGAAGTCAGTGAAGATATCTCCTCAGGAACGGTAATCACCCTATTTTTAAAAGAAGATTCCGAGGAATTTCTAGATAAACACAGAATAAAACACATTATACGTACATATTCCGACCATATATCGTTCCCTGTTGAATTTACAGATTCAGAAGGGGAGGTATCCGTTATAAATACGGGTTCGGCACTTTGGACTAAAAACAAGTCCGATATCACCAAAGAACAATATAATGAATTTTACAAACACGTAGCACATGCAGGCGACGAGCCTTGGATGGTGCTTCACAATAAAGCCGAAGGTGTTTTGGAATATACGAACTTGTTATTCATTCCGTCGGCAAAACCTTTCGACCTTTTTCATCCCGACAGGCAAACAAGGGTGAAATTATATGTAAAAAGAGTATTTATATCGGAGGAAAATAACAAACTCGTTCCTGAATATCTTAGATTCCTGCGTGGTGTGGTGGATTCGGAGGATTTGCCGCTTAATATTAGCCGTGAGACATTACAGCATAATAATGTAATACACAAAATCCGTAACGCTATAACCAAAAAAGTCCTGAACGAGTTGAAGAAAAAGGCTGAAAAAGAGCCGGAAGAATATACAAAATTCTGGGATTTGTTCGGTTCTACCGTAAAAGAAGGGTTGTGCGAGGGTATAGACGCTAACCGTGAATTGTTGCTTGAAGTATGTCATTTTAAAACAACAAAGTCAGGTGACAAATATTTAAGCCTTGATAAATATATAGAAAATATGCAAGAAGGGCAGGATAAGATATATTATCTGGCGGCAGATAGCATTGAGGCGGCTAAAAACAGCCCTCAATTGGAAGGATTCTTAAAAAGAGATATTGAAGTTATCCTGTTGACCGATTCGGTTGATGATTTCTGGGTAAATGTTAACGGTGAGTATAAAGGAACTGAAATAGTACCTATAACCCGTGCAGGTCTGGACTTGGACAAAAAAGAGGAAGCCGCCGATTCGGACGAAAACAAAAAAGATAATAAACCGTCTGCGGAGCTTGAAAAAACTATCAATTACTTCAAGGAAATATTAGGCAGCAAAGTATTTGACGTTGTTGAGTCCAAAAAACTAGCCGATAGCCCTGTTTGCCTTACAACGCAAGAAGGCGGTATGGATATGCGTATGGAACGCTTTTTGGTTGCACAAAAGCAACTTGTTTGTGCCTCTCCTAAAGTTCTGGAAATTAACCCGTCACATTCAATCATACAATATATCGGAGATAATATAGGCTCGGATAAGTCGAAGGATTTGGTCGAACTACTATTAGATCAGGCGTTTATCGTTGAAGGTGAGGCTATTGCGGACACAAGTGCGTTTTCAAAAAGATTCAGTAGCTTTATAGAAAAGGCTCTTGCGGCTTAG